AGCCGGTTACATCACTTATATGCGTACTGACTCTACTAACTTGAGCCAAGATGCATTAAATATGGCACGCGCTTATATCGAAAGCCATTTCGGCAAAGATTATTTGCCCGCTAAACCAAATTTCTATTCGAGCAAAGAAAACGCACAAGAAGCACACGAAGCGATTCGTCCTTCTGATGTCAAACTGCTTGCGGAACATTTAAGTGGCATGGATAAAGATGCTGTGCGTTTGTATGATTTAATCTGGCGTCAATTTGTAGCCTGCCAAATGCCTGCTGCACAATATGACAGCACAACCGTCACTGTAATGGCTGGCGATTATGAGTTGAAAGCCAAAGGCCGTATTTTACGCTTTGATGGTTGGACAAAAGTCTTGCCACAATTAGGTAAAAATCCAGAAGACCAAATTTTACCGGCGGTGAGTTTAAACGAAACATTAGCACTAAAAACGGTTTCGCCAAGCCAACACTTTACCAAACCGCCCGCTCGTTTTACTGAAGCAGCATTGGTAAAAGAATTGGAGAAACGTGGTATTGGTCGTCCTTCGACTTATGCGGCAATTATTTCGACCATTCAGGAACGAGGTTATGTACGTACTGAAAATCGTCGTTTTTATGCTGAAAAAATGGGGGAAATCGTTACCGATCGCTTAAATCAATCGTTTACTGATTTGATGAATTATGATTTCACTGCCAATATGGAAAACGTACTAGACCAAATTGCATCCGGTGAAAAAAATTGGAAAGCTGAGTTAAATCAATTCTTCAAAGATTTTTCTACCCAACTTTCTACGGCTGAATTAGATGAGCTAGAAGGTGGAATGAAGCCGAATAGCCTTGTGCTCACCGATATTGATTGCCCAACTTGTGGCCGCAAAATGGCGATTCGCACAGCAAGTACTGGTGTCTTCCTTGGTTGTTCTGGTTATGCATTACCACCAAAAGAGCGTTGTAAAACAACGATTAATCTCATTCCAGAAGCAGAATTACTCAATGTATTGGATGAGGCCTCTGAAACCAAAGCCTTAATGGATCGTAAACGTTGCCCAAAATGTGGTACGGCGATGGATAGCTATATCATCGACCCACATCGTAAATTGCATATTTGTGGTAACAATCCGAATTGTGATGGTTATTTGGTTGAACAAGGCCAATTCAAAATTAAAGGCTATGATGGTCCGATTGTAGAATGTGATAAGTGTGGTTCAGATATGCACTTAAAACTCGGTCGTTTTGGTAAATATATGGGCTGTACCAGTTGTGATAATACCCGTAAGATTTTGAAAAATGGCGAAGTTGCACCGCCAAAAGAAGAACCGGTTCATTTCCCTGAATTGAAATGTGAAAAATCTGATGCGTATTTTGTATTACGTGATGGTGCAAGTGGCGTGTTTATGTCAGCACATAACTTCCCGAAATCACGTGAAACTCGAGCAGCAAAAGTGGCGGAATTAGCGCTTTATCGTGATCGTTTACCAGAAAAATTACGTTATTTAGCGGATGCGCCACAAAAAGACCCTGAGGGTAATGAAGCCATTATCCGCTTTAGCCGTAAAGAAAAACATCAATATGTGACATCTGAAAAGAATGGCAAAGCCACAAAATGGATTGTGGATTATATTGATGGAAAGTGGGTAGAACGGAAAAAGTAGGATGAATATCACGGTTTATTGCGGAGCAAGTTTAGGTAATGATTCAGCCTATCAGGCTGTCGCAAAAAAATTAGGAAAATGGATTGCTGATGTTCAACATACTTTAGTTTATGGTGGCGGAAAATTGGGATTAATGGGCGTAGTTGCAGATACTGTACTTGCTCATCAAGGTAAAGTAATTGGCATTATCCCTCAATTTTTACAAGACAGAGAAGTTTCACATCCTAATTTGACCAAGACTGTGGTTGTTGAAAGCATGTCTGAGCGAAAAAATAAAATGGTTGAGCTTGGCGATGCTTATATTGCTTTGCCTGGCGGACCTGGCACTTTAGAAGAGATTGCTGAAGTGATTTCTTGGGCGCGAATTGGAAAAAATAACAATCCTTGTATTCTGTTTAATGAAAAGGGGTATTTTGATTCACTAAAGTCCTTTTTTAGCCATATGGTGAAAGAAGGCTTCTTTACTCAAGGTGATTTTGAGAAGATTTTATTCTCGAATAATCTTCAAGAAATCGAAACCTTTATTGAACATTACCAACCTCCAGCGTTAAGAACATATTAAAAAAGTGATCTGCCCCCAAAAAGTTGGACAGGTAGTTAACTTAAATATTGAGCTCGGTATTGCACTGGGCTCAATCCTTTTAAACCAAGTCTAATTCGTTTTTGGTTGTAATACACTAAATATTCTTCAATGTCAGCCTGTAATTCAGCAATTGAATGATAAGTCCGAGAGTAAAAGCACTCTGATTTTAATATTGTAAAAAAGCTTTCAATCACCGCATTATCGTAACAATTTCCTCGGCGGCTCATACTTTGCACCGCTTTACCCTCCAACATCTTTACCCATTCTGCCGAATCATACAATACGCCTTGGTCGCTATGAATAATCGGACATTCTGTTGGTTTAATCCTACTAAGCCCTTGTTCTAACATCTTTTTTACCAATGAAAACTTCGGGCGTGTCGCAAAGTTATAGGCAATAATTTCTCGGTTAGCCAAGTCCATTAACGGTGAAAAATAAAGCCTTTCTTGCCCAACCTGAAATTCCGTTACATCCGTTACCCATTTTTGATTGAGTGCCGTTGCTGTAAAATCACGATTCAGCAAATTCGGGGCAATATGCGATGTTTTTCCTCGTTTTCCATGTCTTTTTTTGCGTAAAATGGAATGAATACCTAACTCGTTCATCAGCTTTAACATCGTTTTATGATTCAAATGAAAACCCATTTGGCGTAATTTAAACGTCATGGGGCGATAACCATCTCGTTTTCTGTTCTTTTTATA
This is a stretch of genomic DNA from Haemophilus parainfluenzae. It encodes these proteins:
- the topA gene encoding type I DNA topoisomerase, with the translated sequence MSKSLVIVESPAKAKTINKYLGSQYVVKSSVGHICDLPTSGSSTGEKAKPVSTKGLSTEEKAKIKAEKERSALVKRMGIDPYHDWKANYQILPGKEKVVAELKSLAKKSDHIYLATDLDREGEAIAWHLREVIGGDDSRFSRVVFNEITKKAIEKAFQHPAHINMDQVNAQQTRRFLDRVVGFMVSPLLWKKVARGLSAGRVQSVAVKLVVEREREIKAFQPEEFWEIEALTQTSKKEGLRLDVVQYKGKKFEPKNEKEAQSAVDFLNKSHYVVTDLETKPTGSKPRAPFITSTLQQTASTRLGFGVKKTMMLAQRLYEAGYITYMRTDSTNLSQDALNMARAYIESHFGKDYLPAKPNFYSSKENAQEAHEAIRPSDVKLLAEHLSGMDKDAVRLYDLIWRQFVACQMPAAQYDSTTVTVMAGDYELKAKGRILRFDGWTKVLPQLGKNPEDQILPAVSLNETLALKTVSPSQHFTKPPARFTEAALVKELEKRGIGRPSTYAAIISTIQERGYVRTENRRFYAEKMGEIVTDRLNQSFTDLMNYDFTANMENVLDQIASGEKNWKAELNQFFKDFSTQLSTAELDELEGGMKPNSLVLTDIDCPTCGRKMAIRTASTGVFLGCSGYALPPKERCKTTINLIPEAELLNVLDEASETKALMDRKRCPKCGTAMDSYIIDPHRKLHICGNNPNCDGYLVEQGQFKIKGYDGPIVECDKCGSDMHLKLGRFGKYMGCTSCDNTRKILKNGEVAPPKEEPVHFPELKCEKSDAYFVLRDGASGVFMSAHNFPKSRETRAAKVAELALYRDRLPEKLRYLADAPQKDPEGNEAIIRFSRKEKHQYVTSEKNGKATKWIVDYIDGKWVERKK
- a CDS encoding TIGR00730 family Rossman fold protein; the protein is MNITVYCGASLGNDSAYQAVAKKLGKWIADVQHTLVYGGGKLGLMGVVADTVLAHQGKVIGIIPQFLQDREVSHPNLTKTVVVESMSERKNKMVELGDAYIALPGGPGTLEEIAEVISWARIGKNNNPCILFNEKGYFDSLKSFFSHMVKEGFFTQGDFEKILFSNNLQEIETFIEHYQPPALRTY
- a CDS encoding IS3 family transposase, with the translated sequence MKPNHALNDLLRVAKMPRPSFYYKEIKRNYHEAKEAILSLYKKNRKRDGYRPMTFKLRQMGFHLNHKTMLKLMNELGIHSILRKKRHGKRGKTSHIAPNLLNRDFTATALNQKWVTDVTEFQVGQERLYFSPLMDLANREIIAYNFATRPKFSLVKKMLEQGLSRIKPTECPIIHSDQGVLYDSAEWVKMLEGKAVQSMSRRGNCYDNAVIESFFTILKSECFYSRTYHSIAELQADIEEYLVYYNQKRIRLGLKGLSPVQYRAQYLS